The genomic interval CTACAACACCGCCCTCGACCTCGCCCGCGCCTTGAACCATGCCGCCTTTGGCGATGAACGCACCATCCCAGCCATTGTGGGACTCAGCGACCGGCGCGCCACCCCCCGCAGAAATTTTTGGATCGGCGCCACCCTCGCCTTATTGATCGCGCTCATAGGGATCTTCGCCTTTAGAGGACAAATCCCCTTTCTGGCGCCCGCCTCCACCCCGACGGGAAGCCTGGTCGCTAACCCTGCCACGATTGCCCCAACCGACACGCCCGCTCCCTTGCCAACCCTCACGCCTGCCATAACGCAGATCACGCCAACCGTCCCACCCCCGCCCGGCAACGCAGACCAGATCGCCTTCCTCTCCGGAAATGAGTTGTACTTTATGAACCTCAACGGCGGCGGGCTGATCCAGATCCGCACCGATAATTCCTCCAAATCGAACCTGCAATGGATCACCGGAAACCGCCTCGTCTATCTGTCTCGTAATTGCGCCTTCATGGTGGATGGCGCGACAAAACAAGTGGAACAGCTGGCGTGTTTCAATCTCGACGAAACGCTCGAGGGATTTCGCGTATCCCCGCGCGGCGATTATGTGGCGATCAGCATCCAACGCACCTTGAACATCCTGCCCTTTGATATCGAAGCCTTGAAAAAGATGGACACGCGCTTCAACCTTACCGCCCGCAGGGACAATTGTTTTTTTTCCGCATTCCCGTTCCGCGATGTTCTTTGGTCGAAAGATGAGATGCGCCTCGCCGCCCGCATCGTGGATACGGAACTGGTCAATTCAGATCAGATCGTTTTATTCAGCGCTGATGTTCTCAATTGCGCCAATGTCGGTCTCACCCGCATCGACAAATTCCCAGGCTTGAACTTTGCCTTCACTCACAAGGAAAGCCTGAAGACCATCGCCAGTTATGATTGGAACGGCGATACCCTCTTCCTGTTGAATGATTCCGTTCGCAACGACGGCTTTGGCGATCTGTATCTGTACGATAGCGCGACCCGCCAGGAGACGATCATCAACCCGATCGATGGCGACTGCTGTTATCGCGATGCCCGTTTCAGCCCGGATGGGAAATTTATCTTGTTCATCTTCCAGCGCTTCGACAGTAACGATATGGGAATGTATTACGCCTCGCTGGAGGATATTCAAGCGGGCAACCCGCTCGCGCCCATTGAACTCCCCAACGCATTTTTCGCCCCGCGCGATAAGCCTCAACCCGCGTTGAGACCCGCGCAATAAACATCACTCGCCCCGCAATGAACCTTTCGAGGGCAAGTTGGTTGCGCGGAGGGCGAAGGAACTGTAAAAGCGACAACCCGTCTTCGCTTCGACTTCGCTCCGCTCGCGCGGATAGCCTCCTCATAGTATTCGTAATGGCGCAAGCGTCATTTTATTGACGATTCCCCGACGGGCATGGTATCATTCGCCCACTTTAACCCAGCCGTTGGCTGGATTTGTCATGTAATAGGAGAAGCATATCAGCGCCGCAGAATTTCGAGTTAATGAAGGTATTCGGGTTCCCGAAGTCCGTTTGATCGGTCCCAACGGTGAAAACGTTGGGGTGGTTTCGATGAAGCAGGCGCTTCAAATCGCCCGCGATGCCGAGTTGGATGTTGTTGAAGTCTCACCCAACGCCACTCCCCCCGTTTGCCGCGTGATGGATTTTGGCAAGTTCATTTATGAGCGCGCCAAGAAGGAACGCGAAGCGAGGAAGTCGCAAACGAAGATCGAGGTCAAAGAAATTCGCCTGCGCCCCAAGACCAATGAAGCGCACCGCGGTTTCAAAGTGGACGATGCCCGTCGCTGGTTATTGCACGGCAACAAGGTGCGGGTGACGATCAAGTTCCGTGGGCGCGAGATGGATTACCCCGAGATCGCGCTGGAAGACCTGAAAGAGATCGCCGCGGCTCTCGCGGACGTCAGCGTGGTGGAGGCGGCGCCTCAGATGGAAGGGCGAACGATGCTCGTGGTGCTGGCTCCCAGCAAAGGCGGCGCGAAAAAGAAGGAGAAGGGCGAACCAGCTGTCCCTGAGAAAGAAGCGTCGTGAGGTGTGCGGACTTAAGTCCGCAATCCGAAGCGCTACGAGTAAGTCCCAAAGATTGAGAAAGTCCGCGGGCGAGAAAGTTTAGTCCCGCGGTTTTTATTGCAAATTTTTGAAAGGAGATATAGCGAATGCCTCGCAAAGCAAAGGCTAAAGGTAAGTTGAAACTCAAGACCCACAAGGCAACGTCGAAGCGTTTTCGTTTGACGGGCTCGGGCAAACTAATGCGCACCAAAGGCGGCAAGAGCCACTTGCGCCGAAACACGTCGAAGCGCACAAAGGCGCAGTTGTCTGAGATGCACGATGTGAAGGGTCGCAAGATCATCAAGCGCATTAAGCGCCTTGCGCCGAATATGTAGGGCAAAATTAATTTTGCCGTACGTCGTATCCAAATTTTTTAGTTGCGGCTTTCGGGTGTACACAACTGTCACGCTAATCGCTTGACGACGCCCGCGAGTTTGCAGGAGAGTAGAACATGAGAGTTAAAGGTGGACCTCAGGGGCACAAACGTCATAAGAAGATTTTGAAGATCACGAAGGGACAGCGCGGCGCGAAGAACCGTCTGTTCAAGCGAGCCAACGAGGCAATGCTGAAAAGCCTGTGGTACGCGACCCGTGATCGCCGCGTGCGCAAGCGCGACCTGCGCAAGTTGTGGATCGCCCGCATCAACGCCGCGGCTCGCCTCAACGGAACCACATATAGCAAGTTGGTGGCGCTGTTGAAGAAGGCGAACATCGAGCTCAACCGCAAGATGTTATCCGATATGGCAGTCCGCGACCCGCAGGCATTCGCCGCAGTGGTTGCGATGGCAAAATAAAGCAATTAAGCAAAAGAGCAAATTAGCAAATTAGCAAGAGAGCAAATTAGCAAGAGAGCAAATTAGCAAGAGAGCAAATTGGCAAGAACGTCCGATGAGGTGATAAATCTCGTCGGACGTTTTGTTGTAGAATAGCGGCATGAATACCGTCATTGTTGAACGCGTCTTGCCGACAGGTCAGATGATTCAGATCGCACAAGGCGACATCACAATTGAAAATGTGGATGCCATCGTCAACGCGGCGAATGAGAATCTGCAACACGGAGGCGGAGTGGCGTGGGCGATCTCGAAAAAGGGTGGAGCGGCGATTCAATCCGAATCGGATGACTGGGTTCTCCAGCACGGACCCGTCTCCCACTCACATCCTGCGTGGACCTCGGGCGGGACTCTGCCTGCGAAATTCGTCATCCACGCTGTGGGTCCCGTGTGGGGCGATGGCGATGAAGATAGAAAATTATCCGATGCTGTGACAGGTTCCCTGCGCGTCGCGGATGAATTGAAGTGTTCTTCGATTGCCCTCCCCGCGATTTCAACGGGCATCTTCGGCTTTCCAAAAGACCGAGCGGCGGGGATCATTTTTTCGGCGATTGAAAAGTATTTTGAGGGCAATACATCAAATTTGAAAATCGTGAAACTTGTTTTATTCGATCAATCGAGTGTGGACGTGTTTATCAACTCATGGAATGACAAGTGGGGACAATGATCACTTCAAATCAAAACTCGAAAGTAAAACTTGTCCGCGCATTGCTTGGACGCGCAAAGGAACGCCGCGAGGCGGGGATGTTTGTTGTGGAGGGTGTGCGATTGATTGAAGAAGCAGTTAAAGGAGACTGGAGACTGGAGACTGTTTTGTACGATGACTCGTTGAGCGAGAGAGGAAAGTCGCAGGTCGAAAGTCTCAAGTCAAAAGGAATTGAGGTGGAGGAAATTTCCACCGACTTGATGAAATCCATCAGTGAGACCGAAACCCCGCAAGGCATTCTCGCAATTCTCCAATTCTCTAATCCTCTAATCTCTACTCCTCTTGACTTTGTCCTCATCCCCGACCAAATCCGCGACCCTGGAAATCTCGGCACTCTGCTCCGCTCCGCCGCAGCGACGGGTGTGCAGGCTGTGTTGATTCCGCCCGAAACGACAGATGCCTTTGCGTCGAAGGTGTTGCGGGCTGGCATGGGCGCGCATTTCCGTGTGCCGATCCGTGAGATGGGGTGGGAGGAAATTGAGCAAGTGTGCAAATTGGCATATGAGCAAGGAAGCAAATCAGCAAATCGAGCAAATCGAGCAAATGAGCAAATGGGCAAAGCGGCGAATATGCAAATCTTGTTGGCGGATATGAATGGAAAATCTTGCTGGGAGACTGATCTTCGTCATCCGTTGGCGTTGATCGTCGGCGGTGAAGCGGAGGGGGCGAGTGAACAGGCGCGCAAAATAGCAAATCAGCAAATCAGCATTCCGATGGCGGGGAATGTCGAGTCGCTGAATGCGGGGGTGGCGGGGTCGGTGTTGATGTTTGAGGTGGTGAGGCAAAGACTTTCTTAACAAGGAGTAAATCTATGACTTGGCAAGATATTTTGAGTCTATTTGAAAATGAATTTGTGAAACTCTTGGCTTCAGGAATAATTGGGGGATTTACAGCACATTTACTGAGTATTCGGTTGTTTGGAATCCAAAGGAGAATTGAAACACAGCGCGAATTTCAATTGAAGAGATTAGATGCGTTGCGAGATTTACGATCAACTCTACACTGGCTTCGCAGAGATATTACCTTTAATTGGGAGAGACCAGCCAAAGAAGGTCAAACACCTGATGAGTACATGTTTGAATTAATGAACAAATTCAATTATTGGGAGACATTATTTCTAAACGACAAAGATATGTCTAACACTCTTAGATTATTCAATTCACTCATTGGAGCAAGTCACGATGAGTTTCATGGGGATAGCAAAATATTCAAAAAATCACTTGGGGAAATCATTATTGAAATCAAATCTTCCGTTGATCAAAAAATTGTTGAAATTGATAAGTTGATAACTAAATGAAAATCCGTTCAGTAACTTATTTCTGCAATCCCAAGTATCCACTCGAAGAAAAAGTCCTGCAAAAGGCGGGAAAGTTTCTTGCGGAGGCGAAGTCTGCGTACGAAGCGGCAGGCTACGAAGTGCAGACCGTGCGGCTGGCGACGATTCCTTTCCCGAAGTTGTTGG from Candidatus Defluviilinea gracilis carries:
- a CDS encoding translation initiation factor IF-3, giving the protein MSAAEFRVNEGIRVPEVRLIGPNGENVGVVSMKQALQIARDAELDVVEVSPNATPPVCRVMDFGKFIYERAKKEREARKSQTKIEVKEIRLRPKTNEAHRGFKVDDARRWLLHGNKVRVTIKFRGREMDYPEIALEDLKEIAAALADVSVVEAAPQMEGRTMLVVLAPSKGGAKKKEKGEPAVPEKEAS
- a CDS encoding 50S ribosomal protein L35 codes for the protein MPRKAKAKGKLKLKTHKATSKRFRLTGSGKLMRTKGGKSHLRRNTSKRTKAQLSEMHDVKGRKIIKRIKRLAPNM
- a CDS encoding macro domain-containing protein — encoded protein: MNTVIVERVLPTGQMIQIAQGDITIENVDAIVNAANENLQHGGGVAWAISKKGGAAIQSESDDWVLQHGPVSHSHPAWTSGGTLPAKFVIHAVGPVWGDGDEDRKLSDAVTGSLRVADELKCSSIALPAISTGIFGFPKDRAAGIIFSAIEKYFEGNTSNLKIVKLVLFDQSSVDVFINSWNDKWGQ
- the rplT gene encoding 50S ribosomal protein L20, whose translation is MRVKGGPQGHKRHKKILKITKGQRGAKNRLFKRANEAMLKSLWYATRDRRVRKRDLRKLWIARINAAARLNGTTYSKLVALLKKANIELNRKMLSDMAVRDPQAFAAVVAMAK
- a CDS encoding serine/threonine-protein kinase, yielding MSPEKVGRYKIKSELGRGGMATVYRALDPSSNREVAIKVLPREMMHNLLTRSRFKRELKLIATLEHPAIVPVYDVGDDDSQPYFVMRYMSGGSLTEMIKKEKFSLQDAALIIERLAAALDHAHARKIIHRDIKPDNVLFDGSHNPYLSDFGVAKLTESAISATGEEVIGTPAYISPEQARGEAVDHRADIYGLGAILYEMLTGNRPFSGETVIGIALQHVNEPVPNILKERPDLPPEVDAIIKKALAKDKTQRYNTALDLARALNHAAFGDERTIPAIVGLSDRRATPRRNFWIGATLALLIALIGIFAFRGQIPFLAPASTPTGSLVANPATIAPTDTPAPLPTLTPAITQITPTVPPPPGNADQIAFLSGNELYFMNLNGGGLIQIRTDNSSKSNLQWITGNRLVYLSRNCAFMVDGATKQVEQLACFNLDETLEGFRVSPRGDYVAISIQRTLNILPFDIEALKKMDTRFNLTARRDNCFFSAFPFRDVLWSKDEMRLAARIVDTELVNSDQIVLFSADVLNCANVGLTRIDKFPGLNFAFTHKESLKTIASYDWNGDTLFLLNDSVRNDGFGDLYLYDSATRQETIINPIDGDCCYRDARFSPDGKFILFIFQRFDSNDMGMYYASLEDIQAGNPLAPIELPNAFFAPRDKPQPALRPAQ
- a CDS encoding RNA methyltransferase, which codes for MITSNQNSKVKLVRALLGRAKERREAGMFVVEGVRLIEEAVKGDWRLETVLYDDSLSERGKSQVESLKSKGIEVEEISTDLMKSISETETPQGILAILQFSNPLISTPLDFVLIPDQIRDPGNLGTLLRSAAATGVQAVLIPPETTDAFASKVLRAGMGAHFRVPIREMGWEEIEQVCKLAYEQGSKSANRANRANEQMGKAANMQILLADMNGKSCWETDLRHPLALIVGGEAEGASEQARKIANQQISIPMAGNVESLNAGVAGSVLMFEVVRQRLS